Sequence from the [Clostridium] scindens genome:
CGGGCATAGATATGCAGTTCAAAGCCTGCCTTCATCAAATTTCTCACCATGGACTTGCCCATAATGCCTACGCCGATAAATCCTATTTTCTTCATCTGATACCTCCTGTCCGAAAGGACGCTTCTTTTATATCTTCTCCACTACTTCTCCCTGCTTCTTGTATATGCTCCCGGCCGGAACGTAGCCTCTTACGCTGGAAAGCGGATAGATATTGGTGTGTTTTCCGACTACGCTTCCCGGATTCAGGACGGTGCCGCATCCTACTTCCACCTCGTCCCCCAGCATGGCCCCGAATTTCTTGATTCCCGTCTCAATATTTCCGTTCGGAGTCTTTAGAACCACCAGCTTCTTGTCTGACTTTACATTGGATGTGATGGAGCCTGCGCCCATATGGGCCTTATAGCCGAGAATGGAATCTCCTACATAATTGTAATGGGGAACCTGTACCTTATTAAACAGGACTACGTTCTTAAGCTCGGTAGAATTTCCCACGACGGCTCCTTCGCCGACAATAGCATTTCCACGGATAAAAGCGCAATGCCTGACTTCCGCGTCCTTGCCGATGATCGCTGGCCCATGGATATAAGCCGACTCGAATACTTTGGCTGACTTGGCTATCCATACATCTTCTCCCACCTTGTCGTATTCCTCCTTAGGAAGGGTGGCTCCCAGTTCCAGGATAAAGCCGCTGATCTTTGGAAGCACTTCCCAGGGATATTCTACCCCTTCAAACAAGTCCTTTGCGATGGTTTCCTCAAGTGTGTACAAGTTGGCTACTGTTAATTCCTTCATGCTGCTTTAATCTCCTCTCTGCTATTTAGATTCTTTTTTTGCTGCCTTCTTTGCCTGCGCCGGCTTCTTGTAAAACTGCGCCGTCCTGTCGTAGCAGGCCCGCAGCTGGCTCTGGTTATACAAGCCTTTGACCCCCTGGGTCCTGCTTACGATAAAATGCCTGAGTTTTTCCATATATTCATCTGGCGTGATCTCTCCTTCTGCAACGTATGTAAGCCCCTTCTCCCAGCTGGCTGTCAGTTCCGGGTTCAGAAGCGACCGGATGGAGTTCGCCACCACGTCGAAGATCATCTCTCCTAGCATGGTAGGCGTCACAATCTGCGTCTTCTTATTCAAGGCAAGATATTTGTTATGGAAAAGTTTCTTTAAGATCTCGCCTCTGGTTGCGCTGGTACCGATGCCGCTTCCTTTGATCTGGGCGCGCAGTTCCTCATCCTCGATCAGCTGCCCCGCATTCTCCATTGCCAGAATCAGCGATCCTGAGTTGTAACGCTTTGGCGCAGAGGTCTTCCCTTCCTTAATATCTAATGACTGGACCTTAAGAATCATGCCCTTTTTTAAGGACTGTATTTTCTCAAAAAACGCCGCGTCCGTATCCCTCTCTGCGTTTTCTTCTTCTGCCTCCGCCGCGTTTTTCTTTACTGGGGGAAGTCCTGCCACTTTCAGGTATCCTTCTTCTGCCAGCACTTTAAAATTAGAGAAAAAGGATTCTTCCTTAATCCTGGTCACAATGGCCACCTTCTGATAGACGGCCGGAGGGTAGAAGATACAAAGGAAACGCTTTACGATCACATCATAGACCTGGCTGGCCAGATGGTTCAGCGAGCCCAGCGTGTTAATGCCCTGGCCCGTTGGAATAATCGCGTAATGGTCAGTAATCTGCTTATCGTTGACATATCTGGTCTTTTCAAGGCCCTTGTGGCTTCCCAGAGCCACGATATCCTGAAGAAACGGTACGGCTGGCCCATACTTCATAAGCCCGTTCAGATTCTTATGGATCTCCTTTGCCACTGCCGTTGACAAGACTCTGGCATCCGTCCTTGGATAGGTGACCAGCTTCTTCTCGTACAATTCCTGCACGATGCGAAGCGTCTCGTCCGGGCTGATCTTGAAACGCTTGGAGCATTCATTCTGAAGTTCCGCCAGGTTAAATAAAAGCGGCGGGTTCTTCTTTTCCTTCTTCTTCTCAATGGATACGATCTGGCACTGGATGGGCTTGGGATCGCTCAGATACGTGATCAGCTGTTCTGCTTTCTCCCGTTCTTTAAAGCCGTTCTCTTTGTAGAGGTCAAAAGATTCAAACCATTTCGATCCCTTTATGGCTCTCCATTCTCCCTCGAAACTCTGCCCCGTCTCGCCAATCGTGCTGATCACACGGTAGAAAGGCGTCTCCACGAATTCCCGGATCTCCCGCTCTCTTCGGACCACCATGCCAAGGACGCAGGTCATGACCCGGCCCACAGAGACGACGGAATAATTGGTATGAAGATAATTGGAAATGCTGTTCCCATATTTCAAAGTAAGGAGCCTTGAAAAATTAATTCCCATCAGGTAATCTTCCTTTGCCCTCAGATACGCGGACGCCGAAAGGTTATCATATTCCTCCAGGTCTTTCGCCTCCCGGATCCCCCTTAATATCTCATCCTCTGTCTGAGAGTCGATCCAGACTCTCCTGCGTGCTTTCCCGTGGACTCCTGCCTGCTGCTCCACCAGACGGTAGATATACTCTCCCTCCCGCCCTGAGTCGGTGCACACGTAGATGGTGTCCACGTCTTCCCTGTTTAAAAGTCCGGCAACGATCCGAAACTGCTTGGACACTGCCGGAATCACTTCATATTTGAATTCCTCCGGTATAAAAGGCAGAGTCTCCAAACTCCACCTTTTCAGATTTGTATCATATTCTTCCGGATAGCTCATCGTTACCAGATGCCCTACGCACCAGGTAATGATGGCTTCCTCTGACTCCAGGTATCCGTCTGCCCTTCTTGTCTTGATCTTCAGTGCCTTGGCAAATTCCTGTGCCACACTGGGTTTCTCAGCAATATAAAGTGATTTCCCCATAAATATTATCAAACTCCTTTATCTCTTAAAGAACGCCCGAAGCCACGCTCCAATCGACTTTTCTTTTACAGGCGCGCTTCGCTTTGCGTGGATCGCTTCTTCCATGAACACTGCCTGCGAATCGATCGGCGGCTTTTCTTCATTTTTCTTGCAAAACGAGCCATCGCTTTGAAGCACCCTTGCCTTCACATTGTCGCTAAGCATGACCCTCATATAGTGGTTGATCTGACGCCGGATACTCTCATCAAGCACCGGACATGCCACTTCGACGCGCTTCTCTGTATTTCTTGTCATCATGTCCGCAGAGCCGATATAGATCTTCTGCTCTACGCCAGTACCGAAACTGAAGATACGCGGATGTTCCAGGTAGCGTCCCACCACGCTCATGACTCTTAAGTTGTCCGTGTATCCCGGTACTCCTGGAAGTATACAGCAGATTCCCCTTACAATCAAGTCTACTTTTACTCCCGCCTGGGATGCCCTTGCCAATTTCTCAATAAAATCCACATCCGTCAGCGAATTCATCTTCATCACGATACGGCCGGATGTTCCCTTGCGAATCTCCTCGTCCATAAGATAGAGCACCTTCTGCTTCAGGCTTGTGGGCGACACGATCAGGTGGTCATAGAGTCCATTCAGATTGCCGATGGACATATTCTTGAAGAATTCCGCCGCATCCTTTCCAATCGCCTTGCTGCCCGTCATCAGGCACAGGTCTGTATAAAGGGCCGCTGTCTTCTCATTGTAATTGCCGGTACCGATCTGGGTAATATACTGGATCTCATTCCGGTTGCGGTATGTGATCAGACAGATCTTCGAATGCACCTTATATCCTTCAAAGCCATAGATGACCCTGCAGCCTGCCTCTTCCATCCGCTCAGACCAGTCAATGTTATTCTGCTCGTCGAATCTTGCCCGAAGCTCGATCAGCACCGTAACTTCTTTCCCATTCTCCGCCGCGGCACACAGATATTCCACCAGCCTGGCCTTCTTGGCCAGCCGGTATATGGTAATCTTGATGGTCAGCACATTCGGATCTGTGGACGCCTCCTTGATCAGGCGCAGGAAGGGATTCATGCTCTCATACGGGTAAAACAGCAGGATATCGTTCTTTTTCACCTGCTTCATGACGCTGCCTTCCTGCACATGGGGGGAATTTTGTGGTGAAAATGGGGGATAGATCAGGGAGCGCTTCATGGATTCCGGCAGATTCCCGCTGATCGCGAACACATAATCCAGCTTCATCGGCATCTTAGTCCTGAACACCTGGTTCGGCTTGATGTTGAACTTGTCGCAGAAATACTTTTCCATATCCGGGCTGAACTTTTCTGCCACTTCCAGACGCACCACCGCCATCCTGCGGCGCTTGTGCAGCGTCTCCTTCATAAGATAGCGGAAGTCGTCGCTGACTTCCAGCGCCTCATCGTCCGGCGCGATATCCGCATTCCTGGTCACGCAGATGTAATTGACATCCGACACTTCATACTGCCCGAACACGATATCCACATATTCCATCAGCACTTTTTCCATACGGATATAGCGGATATCATGTCCCGGAAGATAAAGGATATCGGAGACAAATTCGGGTACCGGGACGATGCCAAGCATCGTCTTTTCCTTGGTCTTATCCTTATATTTCAGGCTGGCGGTCACATACAGCGCCTTATTAAGCAGATGGGGAAACGGATGGTTCGCATCCACGATCTGCGGAGATAGAATGGGAAGAATCTGCTCCTTAAAGTATTTTTTCACGTATTTCTTCTCGGACTGCTCCAGTTCTTTAAAATCCAGTCCGCACACGCCATATGGATGCAGCTGCTTCTTAATGTCTGCATACGTCTTGTCCCGCTCCTTGTAGAGAGGGGCTACTGCTTCAAATATCTTATCGAGCTGCTCCCTTGGAGTCATGCCGGAACGGCTGTCCACTGTATTCGCATCCGTCTGCGCCATGTCGAATAGGCTTCCGACACGGATCATAAAAAATTCATCCAGATTGCTGGTGAATATCGCGACAAATTTCATGCGCTCCAGAAGCGGCACTGTTGGATCCTGCGCTTCCTCCAGAACCCTCTGGTTGAACTTAAGCCATGACAGTTCCCTGTTCTGCGTATAGTTTAAGATATCTTCCTTCATAATTTACACCCCTCTTTACCTATCATCTCATTCGTACGCCTCTATCATACCAGACAACAGGCTCTCCTTTATTAGATATAAGTTAAACTTTGGTAAATCCTTTAAAAATTTGGTCTGCGCATAATCTTTGTTTTATTTTAACACTAACCGGCATTGTTGAAAAGGGAAAAAGGAACCCGGATGCCTGCGAAAGGCCCGGATTCCTTCTTTCTCTATCTCTATTTGCTCTTAATATATCCCTTTGCCGTCAGGGCCTCTGCGCAGAGTACTGCGCCGCCTGCTGCGCCGCGGACTGTATTATGGGAAAGTCCGATAAACTTGTAGTCATAGATCGTATCTTCCCTGAGACGTCCGATAGACACTCCCATGCCATTCTCATAGTCTACATCCAGCGTAACCTGCGGACGGTTCTCTTCCTCCATATAGCGCACGAACTGCTTAGGTGCGCTAGGAAGACCTGCCTCTTGCGGAAATCCCTTATAACTCGTCAATTTCTCAATCAGCTGCTCTTTCGTCGGCTTCTTCTCAAAGTTAATGAACACGGCAGCCGTATGTCCGTTCAATACAGGAACCCGGATACACTGGCAGGTAATCTTTGGAAGCTGTGCCTTAACGATCTGGCCATCTTCTACTTTGCCAAGTACGCGAAGCGGCTCCTGCTCGCTTTTTTCTTCTTCCCCGCCAATAAATGGGATGATGTTCTCTACCATCTCCGGCCAGTCCTTGAAGGTCTTTCCTGCGCCTGAGATTGCCTGGTAGGTAGTGGCAACCACCTCTTTGGGGCCAAATTCCTTCCATGCAGCAAGACAAGGGGTATAACTCTGGATGGAACAGTTTGGCTTGACTGCGATGAAGCCGCGCTCTGTTCCCAGACGCTTCTTCTGAGACTCGATCACATCAAAATGCTCCACGTTAATCTCCGGCACCACCATCGGAACGTCCGGCGTCCAGCGATGAGCGCTGTTGTTAGATACGACAGGGGTCTCTGTCTTGGCATAGGCCTCCTCGATCGCCTTGATCTCTTCCTTGGTCATATCAACGGCGCTGAATACAAAGTCAACCGTTTCCGCCACCTTTTCCACTTCATTTACATTCAGGACAATCAGGCTTTTAACGCTCTCCGGCATCGGAGTATCCATCTTCCAGCGCCCGCCTACGGCCTCTTCATAAGTCTTTCCTGCTGATCTCGGGCTTGCGGCCACCGTAACGACTTCAAACCATGGATGATTTTCCAGCAATGAGATGAAACGCTGTCCAACCATGCCTGTTGCTCCTAAGATACCTACTTTTAATTTCTTTTCCATCGTCAATGTCTCCTTATCTTAATATTCCTCCATGTATTTTTTATACATGGCCAGTGTCTCTTCCATTGCCATCCTTCCCGGCGCCCCGGTCGTGATTCTCTTGTTCACGCAGGTCTCCAGGCTGATCGCGTCGTATATATCTTTTTCAAAGGCTGGGCAGATCTTCTGGTATTCTTCCAAAGGAAGCTCATCCAGCGCGATCTTTTTGTCAATGCAGGTCAGTACCAGCTGTCCTACAATGCTGTGGGCATCTCTGAAAGGCACCCCGTGATTCACCAGGTAATCAGCGGCATCCGTCGCATTGGTAAACCCATGCCTTGCACTGTCCTTCATGCGCGCTTTGTTAAACTGCATGCTCCTTAACATCCCCGCAAATAATGTCAGGCACCCCTTGGCGGTGTCTATCGCGTCGAATGCCCATTCCTTATCTTCCTGCATATCCTTATTGTATGCCAGCGGAATTCCTTTCATGGTCGTAAGAAGCGCATGCAAGGCACCATATACCCGGCCGGTCTTGCCGCGGACCAGTTCCGCGATATCCGGGTTCTTCTTCTGGGGCATGATGCTGCTTCCCGTGCTGTAAGCATCATCAATCTCTACAAACTGGTATTCATTGGAATTCCAGATGATCACTTCCTC
This genomic interval carries:
- a CDS encoding UDP-N-acetylglucosamine pyrophosphorylase, producing the protein MKELTVANLYTLEETIAKDLFEGVEYPWEVLPKISGFILELGATLPKEEYDKVGEDVWIAKSAKVFESAYIHGPAIIGKDAEVRHCAFIRGNAIVGEGAVVGNSTELKNVVLFNKVQVPHYNYVGDSILGYKAHMGAGSITSNVKSDKKLVVLKTPNGNIETGIKKFGAMLGDEVEVGCGTVLNPGSVVGKHTNIYPLSSVRGYVPAGSIYKKQGEVVEKI
- a CDS encoding DNA topoisomerase; amino-acid sequence: MGKSLYIAEKPSVAQEFAKALKIKTRRADGYLESEEAIITWCVGHLVTMSYPEEYDTNLKRWSLETLPFIPEEFKYEVIPAVSKQFRIVAGLLNREDVDTIYVCTDSGREGEYIYRLVEQQAGVHGKARRRVWIDSQTEDEILRGIREAKDLEEYDNLSASAYLRAKEDYLMGINFSRLLTLKYGNSISNYLHTNYSVVSVGRVMTCVLGMVVRREREIREFVETPFYRVISTIGETGQSFEGEWRAIKGSKWFESFDLYKENGFKEREKAEQLITYLSDPKPIQCQIVSIEKKKEKKNPPLLFNLAELQNECSKRFKISPDETLRIVQELYEKKLVTYPRTDARVLSTAVAKEIHKNLNGLMKYGPAVPFLQDIVALGSHKGLEKTRYVNDKQITDHYAIIPTGQGINTLGSLNHLASQVYDVIVKRFLCIFYPPAVYQKVAIVTRIKEESFFSNFKVLAEEGYLKVAGLPPVKKNAAEAEEENAERDTDAAFFEKIQSLKKGMILKVQSLDIKEGKTSAPKRYNSGSLILAMENAGQLIEDEELRAQIKGSGIGTSATRGEILKKLFHNKYLALNKKTQIVTPTMLGEMIFDVVANSIRSLLNPELTASWEKGLTYVAEGEITPDEYMEKLRHFIVSRTQGVKGLYNQSQLRACYDRTAQFYKKPAQAKKAAKKESK
- the ppk1 gene encoding polyphosphate kinase 1; protein product: MKEDILNYTQNRELSWLKFNQRVLEEAQDPTVPLLERMKFVAIFTSNLDEFFMIRVGSLFDMAQTDANTVDSRSGMTPREQLDKIFEAVAPLYKERDKTYADIKKQLHPYGVCGLDFKELEQSEKKYVKKYFKEQILPILSPQIVDANHPFPHLLNKALYVTASLKYKDKTKEKTMLGIVPVPEFVSDILYLPGHDIRYIRMEKVLMEYVDIVFGQYEVSDVNYICVTRNADIAPDDEALEVSDDFRYLMKETLHKRRRMAVVRLEVAEKFSPDMEKYFCDKFNIKPNQVFRTKMPMKLDYVFAISGNLPESMKRSLIYPPFSPQNSPHVQEGSVMKQVKKNDILLFYPYESMNPFLRLIKEASTDPNVLTIKITIYRLAKKARLVEYLCAAAENGKEVTVLIELRARFDEQNNIDWSERMEEAGCRVIYGFEGYKVHSKICLITYRNRNEIQYITQIGTGNYNEKTAALYTDLCLMTGSKAIGKDAAEFFKNMSIGNLNGLYDHLIVSPTSLKQKVLYLMDEEIRKGTSGRIVMKMNSLTDVDFIEKLARASQAGVKVDLIVRGICCILPGVPGYTDNLRVMSVVGRYLEHPRIFSFGTGVEQKIYIGSADMMTRNTEKRVEVACPVLDESIRRQINHYMRVMLSDNVKARVLQSDGSFCKKNEEKPPIDSQAVFMEEAIHAKRSAPVKEKSIGAWLRAFFKR
- the asd gene encoding aspartate-semialdehyde dehydrogenase, whose protein sequence is MEKKLKVGILGATGMVGQRFISLLENHPWFEVVTVAASPRSAGKTYEEAVGGRWKMDTPMPESVKSLIVLNVNEVEKVAETVDFVFSAVDMTKEEIKAIEEAYAKTETPVVSNNSAHRWTPDVPMVVPEINVEHFDVIESQKKRLGTERGFIAVKPNCSIQSYTPCLAAWKEFGPKEVVATTYQAISGAGKTFKDWPEMVENIIPFIGGEEEKSEQEPLRVLGKVEDGQIVKAQLPKITCQCIRVPVLNGHTAAVFINFEKKPTKEQLIEKLTSYKGFPQEAGLPSAPKQFVRYMEEENRPQVTLDVDYENGMGVSIGRLREDTIYDYKFIGLSHNTVRGAAGGAVLCAEALTAKGYIKSK